Proteins from a genomic interval of Paenibacillus sp. FSL H8-0048:
- a CDS encoding LLM class flavin-dependent oxidoreductase, whose product MTKSRQLKLGALLHGVGGSTSMWRHPDAKPDASVNFELYKDWVRKAEEGKLDLIFIADGLFINEKSIPHFLNRFEPLTILSALAAVSSRIGLVGTLSTSYSEPFTVARQFGSLDMISGGRAGWNVVTSPLEGSALNYSKKEHPDHGKRYRIAAEYLEVARGLWDSWEDDAFVRNKETGVFFDKDKLHTLDHQGEFFSVKGPLNIARSKQGQPVIFQAGSSEVGKDYASSVADAIFTGHDTLESAQAFYKDVKSRVASFGRNPEEVLIFPGIAPILGATPEEAERKYQEVAGLVTIENALNYLGRFFEHHDFSQYPLDEPFPDLGDLGRNSFQSGTDKIKKDAREQGLTLRQVALQSATPRSSFIGTPEQVADQLQAWFEGGAADGFMLAAAVPHGLEEFVDQVVPILRERGLFRTEYESDTLRGNLGLPVPQNRYAKASEPAGQL is encoded by the coding sequence ATGACGAAATCAAGACAGTTGAAGCTGGGAGCACTATTGCACGGAGTGGGAGGAAGCACCTCCATGTGGCGCCATCCTGATGCGAAGCCCGATGCCAGTGTGAACTTTGAGCTATATAAGGATTGGGTACGTAAGGCAGAGGAGGGCAAGCTGGACCTGATCTTCATTGCCGATGGTCTGTTCATCAACGAGAAGTCCATTCCTCATTTCCTGAACCGCTTCGAGCCGTTGACTATTCTTAGTGCATTGGCGGCGGTCAGCAGCCGGATTGGTCTGGTCGGGACCTTATCTACCTCTTACAGTGAACCGTTCACGGTAGCCCGGCAATTCGGCTCACTTGATATGATCAGCGGTGGCCGGGCCGGGTGGAATGTGGTGACCTCACCGCTCGAAGGCTCTGCACTGAATTACAGCAAGAAGGAGCATCCCGATCATGGCAAGCGGTACCGGATTGCTGCCGAATATCTGGAGGTGGCACGCGGGCTGTGGGATTCCTGGGAGGATGATGCTTTTGTGCGGAACAAGGAGACAGGCGTCTTCTTCGATAAGGATAAGCTGCACACGCTGGATCATCAGGGTGAGTTCTTCTCGGTGAAGGGACCGCTCAATATCGCCCGCTCGAAGCAGGGACAGCCGGTAATTTTCCAGGCAGGTTCTTCGGAGGTCGGCAAGGATTATGCGTCAAGCGTGGCAGACGCGATCTTCACGGGCCATGATACCCTGGAGTCTGCACAGGCATTCTATAAGGATGTGAAAAGCCGGGTGGCATCCTTCGGACGCAACCCCGAGGAAGTGCTGATCTTCCCGGGCATAGCACCAATTCTCGGTGCTACCCCGGAGGAGGCGGAGCGCAAATACCAAGAGGTTGCCGGACTGGTAACGATTGAGAATGCGCTGAACTATCTGGGAAGGTTCTTCGAGCACCATGACTTCTCGCAGTATCCGCTCGATGAGCCGTTCCCGGATCTGGGTGACCTGGGCCGGAACAGCTTCCAGAGCGGAACGGACAAGATCAAGAAGGACGCCAGAGAGCAGGGGTTAACTCTGCGGCAGGTTGCCTTGCAGTCGGCTACACCGCGCAGCAGCTTCATCGGTACGCCGGAGCAGGTGGCCGATCAGCTTCAGGCCTGGTTCGAGGGTGGGGCAGCCGACGGCTTCATGCTGGCTGCTGCTGTACCGCACGGTCTGGAGGAATTCGTGGATCAGGTGGTTCCGATTCTGCGGGAGCGCGGACTGTTCCGTACCGAATACGAGAGCGATACGCTGCGGGGCAATCTCGGCTTGCCGGTTCCGCAGAACCGTTATGCCAAGGCGTCTGAACCGGCGGGGCAGCTCTGA
- a CDS encoding DinB family protein yields MSSVSVELAGYLNTHGQLVQAVEGLSEEQLRWKAEPSSWSVTEVLAHLADHSIVVSFRIRDILADTQVQLPAFQQDAWVSGQHSNQGYAADSLELFRSLLHYNSLLLGRLSPGEWEKSGINFKGETVQITDIVRGFTAHVERHLAQIERVKRGAQAGQAAPAASAAQASEQTAL; encoded by the coding sequence ATGAGCAGTGTGAGTGTGGAGCTAGCCGGCTACTTGAATACGCATGGGCAATTGGTCCAGGCGGTGGAAGGCTTATCCGAAGAACAATTAAGGTGGAAGGCGGAGCCGTCAAGCTGGAGCGTGACCGAGGTGCTGGCCCATCTGGCGGATCACAGCATCGTGGTCTCCTTCCGTATCCGTGACATTCTGGCAGATACACAGGTTCAGCTCCCGGCATTCCAGCAGGACGCATGGGTCAGCGGACAGCATAGTAATCAGGGGTATGCCGCAGACAGCCTAGAGCTGTTCCGCAGTCTGCTGCATTATAACAGTCTGCTGCTCGGAAGACTTAGCCCCGGAGAATGGGAGAAGAGCGGGATTAACTTCAAGGGCGAGACGGTGCAGATTACCGATATTGTCCGCGGCTTCACCGCCCATGTAGAGCGGCATCTGGCCCAGATTGAACGGGTGAAGCGGGGAGCTCAGGCTGGTCAAGCTGCACCAGCTGCATCAGCCGCTCAAGCTTCAGAGCAAACGGCGCTCTAA
- the solA gene encoding N-methyl-L-tryptophan oxidase, whose translation MWRRRGVQIIAEHSDYDVIIVGAGSMGMSAGYHLARRGVKILLIDAFDPPHMEGSHHGDTRLIRHAYSGDPAYIDLALRAQVLWEEAEAESGLVLLAPSGVLNLADSRLYSFAGRHTEARKRKVRVEQLDAAEIRRRWPALTVPEGFAAMYEPDAGYLYSERCITAYRQLALAHGAELLTNTPVLKVTAREGSVTVQTKQGNYHGAAAILSAGAWFSSLSPFVNLPIKAVRKVVGWFGSTPAFDAGKFPGFTLGAEEGGFYGFPSISGAGLKIGRHDTGEVWRPGEPLAPFGSLESDEGDLRRVLEAYMPGAAGKLLKGSVCKYEHTPDEDFIIDRHPAHSHVLLAGGFSGHGFKFSSAVGEILADLAVQGHTRQNIAPFALSRFNNITKCN comes from the coding sequence ATCTGGCGGCGGAGAGGGGTGCAGATCATAGCGGAGCATTCTGATTATGACGTCATTATTGTCGGTGCAGGCTCCATGGGCATGAGCGCAGGCTATCATCTCGCCCGGCGCGGGGTGAAGATACTGTTGATCGATGCGTTCGATCCGCCGCATATGGAAGGAAGCCATCACGGCGATACCCGCCTGATAAGGCACGCCTATAGCGGCGATCCGGCTTATATTGACCTGGCGCTCCGTGCCCAGGTGCTATGGGAAGAGGCGGAGGCGGAGAGCGGCCTTGTGCTGCTGGCTCCGTCCGGCGTGCTCAATCTGGCAGACAGCAGGCTGTATTCCTTCGCCGGACGCCATACGGAGGCGCGGAAGCGCAAGGTCCGGGTGGAGCAATTGGATGCGGCGGAGATCCGCCGCCGCTGGCCGGCCCTGACCGTTCCGGAAGGCTTCGCGGCCATGTATGAGCCGGATGCCGGTTATCTCTACAGTGAGCGGTGCATTACTGCTTACCGGCAGCTTGCGCTGGCTCACGGTGCGGAGCTGCTGACGAATACGCCTGTGCTGAAGGTAACAGCCCGCGAAGGAAGTGTCACAGTACAGACGAAGCAGGGAAATTACCACGGAGCCGCTGCTATACTCAGCGCCGGGGCCTGGTTCAGTTCATTGTCGCCCTTTGTTAACTTGCCCATTAAGGCTGTACGCAAGGTAGTAGGCTGGTTCGGGAGTACGCCGGCCTTCGATGCCGGGAAGTTCCCCGGCTTCACACTCGGCGCAGAGGAAGGCGGGTTCTACGGCTTTCCCAGTATCAGCGGGGCCGGGCTGAAGATCGGCCGCCATGACACCGGCGAAGTGTGGAGGCCCGGTGAACCGCTGGCCCCCTTCGGCAGCCTGGAGAGTGATGAAGGCGACCTGCGCCGGGTGCTTGAAGCTTATATGCCGGGCGCTGCCGGGAAGCTGCTGAAGGGTTCTGTCTGCAAGTATGAGCATACGCCGGATGAGGATTTCATCATCGACCGCCATCCTGCTCACAGCCATGTGCTGCTGGCCGGAGGCTTCTCGGGACATGGCTTCAAATTCTCCAGCGCGGTCGGCGAGATTCTTGCGGATCTGGCTGTGCAGGGACATACCCGGCAGAATATAGCTCCGTTTGCGTTGTCGCGCTTCAATAATATTACAAAGTGCAACTGA
- a CDS encoding amidohydrolase: MTNSATKSAAQEVHSLSFKERLVEIRRHLHRHPELSGEEVETSVYITSLLKQAGVKIVDYGLKTGVIAEVGGWKGGPVIALRADIDALPIQEETGLPYASLYPGRMHACGHDFHTAALLGAAYQLKAQESSLKGTVRFLFQPAEEKAKGAQQIIAAGGLDQVRAVIGMHNKPDLPVGTLGIKAGPLMAAADGFAVRIRGFGTHAAVPEAGIDPIVAASHIVTALQSIVSRNVGSLDSAVISVTQIHSGNSWNIIPDTAVLEGTIRSFDEAVRGRVLKRFEEIVTGVAAALGAEASVRWIGGPPPVINDALLARLGEETAANLGYTAVQPVPSPAGEDFAFYQQAVPGLFVFTGTAGSQEWHHPAFGLDEAALPVGAGFFSDLAVRVLEHLAAERGADHSGAF, from the coding sequence ATGACAAATTCAGCCACGAAATCTGCGGCACAGGAAGTACATTCGTTATCGTTCAAGGAGCGGCTGGTTGAAATCAGGCGTCATCTGCACCGGCACCCGGAGCTGTCAGGTGAAGAGGTGGAAACTAGCGTGTATATCACCTCACTGCTGAAGCAGGCGGGTGTGAAGATAGTAGATTACGGTCTGAAGACCGGGGTTATTGCCGAAGTCGGCGGCTGGAAGGGCGGGCCAGTGATTGCATTGCGGGCAGACATTGATGCCCTGCCGATCCAGGAAGAGACCGGGCTGCCGTATGCCTCCCTGTATCCAGGCAGAATGCATGCCTGCGGGCATGACTTCCATACGGCGGCGCTGCTTGGAGCCGCATATCAGCTCAAGGCGCAGGAGAGCAGCCTGAAGGGAACGGTGCGCTTCTTGTTCCAGCCCGCCGAGGAGAAGGCGAAGGGTGCGCAGCAGATCATCGCCGCTGGAGGGCTGGATCAGGTCCGCGCAGTAATCGGCATGCATAATAAGCCGGATCTGCCAGTAGGGACCCTTGGGATCAAGGCTGGTCCGCTGATGGCGGCCGCAGACGGCTTCGCGGTCCGTATCCGGGGCTTCGGCACTCATGCAGCTGTGCCGGAGGCCGGGATCGATCCTATTGTCGCCGCCTCTCATATTGTAACGGCGCTGCAGTCCATCGTCAGCCGGAATGTGGGCAGTCTGGATAGCGCAGTCATCAGTGTCACACAGATCCACAGCGGGAATTCGTGGAACATCATCCCGGACACGGCGGTGCTGGAAGGAACGATCCGTTCCTTCGATGAAGCAGTGCGCGGCAGGGTGCTGAAGCGGTTCGAGGAGATAGTGACAGGTGTGGCCGCCGCGCTCGGTGCCGAAGCCAGCGTGCGCTGGATCGGCGGGCCGCCGCCGGTCATCAACGATGCGCTGCTGGCCCGGCTGGGCGAAGAAACGGCAGCGAATCTGGGCTATACCGCCGTGCAGCCGGTGCCGTCACCGGCCGGGGAGGACTTTGCCTTCTATCAGCAGGCGGTTCCCGGATTGTTCGTCTTCACCGGCACGGCTGGCAGCCAGGAGTGGCATCATCCCGCTTTTGGGCTGGATGAAGCGGCGCTGCCGGTTGGCGCAGGATTCTTCAGCGATCTGGCGGTCCGTGTGCTTGAGCATCTGGCGGCGGAGAGGGGTGCAGATCATAGCGGAGCATTCTGA
- a CDS encoding LLM class flavin-dependent oxidoreductase: protein MAITISVLDQSPIYPGETPEEAFRHTISLAQLSERLGFRRFWVSEHHDSEQVAGSSPEVLISHLLAKTDRIRIGSGGIMLQHYSPYKVAENFNVLASLAPGRVDLGVGRAPGGLPRSTQALQQGSGEAASLTDKIVELEKYVHNRLEAEHPLHGLKAGPLPGTPPELYVLGASVASAEIAAGLGLPYVFSLFIGGDQAVALEAVRAYRNSFNRSGGQEPQVIIALAVIVADTEEEAKELAGANKLIRLRFASGKVLTLASREQAEEFTRQSEEAYTLEEREPEITKGTKENVREQLLALARASGVEEFIVTTNVQPFGKRQRSFELLSEALAEVPAEA, encoded by the coding sequence ATGGCAATTACAATCAGCGTACTCGACCAAAGCCCGATCTATCCCGGGGAGACACCGGAAGAGGCTTTCCGGCACACAATCAGCCTGGCGCAGCTATCTGAACGCCTCGGCTTCCGCCGCTTCTGGGTATCGGAGCACCATGATTCCGAGCAGGTGGCCGGGTCTTCTCCTGAGGTGCTCATCTCACACCTGCTGGCTAAGACGGATCGTATCCGCATCGGCTCCGGCGGAATTATGCTTCAGCACTACAGCCCCTACAAGGTGGCTGAGAATTTCAACGTGCTGGCTTCGCTGGCACCGGGACGGGTGGACTTAGGCGTCGGCCGCGCTCCCGGCGGCTTGCCGCGCAGCACACAGGCGCTCCAGCAGGGGAGCGGGGAAGCTGCTTCGTTAACGGACAAGATTGTGGAGCTGGAAAAGTATGTGCATAACCGGCTAGAGGCGGAGCATCCGCTGCACGGGCTGAAGGCAGGCCCGCTCCCCGGAACTCCGCCGGAGCTGTATGTGCTCGGCGCCAGTGTCGCCAGCGCCGAGATCGCGGCCGGACTCGGCCTGCCGTATGTGTTCTCCCTGTTCATCGGCGGTGATCAGGCCGTTGCCTTAGAGGCGGTGCGGGCTTACCGCAACAGCTTCAATCGAAGCGGCGGGCAGGAGCCGCAGGTAATTATTGCGCTGGCTGTCATCGTGGCCGATACCGAAGAGGAGGCCAAGGAGTTGGCTGGAGCGAATAAGCTGATCCGCCTCCGTTTTGCCAGCGGTAAGGTTTTGACGCTGGCCAGCCGGGAGCAGGCGGAAGAGTTCACCCGCCAGAGTGAGGAAGCGTACACGCTGGAGGAGCGGGAGCCTGAGATTACCAAAGGGACGAAGGAGAACGTACGTGAGCAGCTTCTGGCGCTAGCTAGAGCTTCCGGCGTGGAGGAATTCATCGTCACGACCAATGTGCAGCCCTTCGGTAAGCGGCAGCGTTCCTTCGAGCTGCTGAGTGAGGCGCTGGCCGAAGTGCCAGCGGAGGCATAG
- a CDS encoding amino acid ABC transporter ATP-binding protein translates to MIKLSQLSKSFGRHQVLNHIDLEVSRGEVVVILGPSGSGKTTLLRCVNVLEKPSSGEISIGDFKLDFRHARKKDIHQLRQKTAMVFQQYNLFRHKTALENVMEGLLIVKKLPKEAAREKSIALLEKVGLGAKLDAYPSQLSGGQQQRVGIARALALEPEVILFDEPTSALDPELVGEVLAVIRKIAKEGITMIVVTHEMGFARDVANHVVFMDGGVIVEEGTPTEVFNHPREERTKQFLKRITPELNYSI, encoded by the coding sequence ATGATTAAGCTATCGCAGCTATCGAAGTCGTTCGGGCGCCATCAGGTGCTGAACCATATTGATCTGGAGGTGTCGAGGGGCGAGGTGGTGGTCATTCTCGGTCCCAGCGGCTCCGGCAAAACCACCCTGCTGCGCTGCGTGAATGTTCTGGAGAAGCCCAGCAGCGGCGAAATCTCCATCGGGGACTTCAAGCTGGACTTCCGGCATGCCCGCAAGAAGGATATCCACCAGCTCCGGCAAAAGACCGCCATGGTCTTCCAGCAGTACAATCTGTTCCGGCATAAAACCGCGCTGGAAAATGTGATGGAAGGCCTGCTGATCGTCAAGAAGCTTCCGAAGGAGGCAGCGAGAGAGAAGAGCATCGCCCTCTTGGAGAAGGTGGGGCTCGGCGCCAAGCTGGATGCCTATCCGAGCCAGCTCTCCGGCGGCCAGCAGCAGCGGGTCGGGATTGCCCGGGCGCTCGCCCTGGAGCCGGAGGTCATCCTCTTCGATGAACCGACCTCGGCACTGGACCCGGAGCTGGTTGGCGAGGTGCTTGCGGTGATCCGCAAGATCGCCAAGGAAGGCATCACGATGATTGTGGTGACGCATGAAATGGGATTCGCCCGCGATGTGGCGAATCATGTGGTGTTCATGGACGGCGGAGTGATCGTCGAGGAGGGCACGCCCACGGAGGTATTCAACCATCCGCGAGAAGAACGAACGAAGCAGTTCCTGAAGCGGATTACGCCGGAGCTGAACTATTCCATCTAG
- a CDS encoding amino acid ABC transporter permease: protein MKLDPAFIWTAFLQILGAIPTTLYITVVSVLAGFVIGTVVALIRIYRVPGLYPLAVGYVTFIRGTPMLTHLLLIYFGLPMIIDGLAAQFGWSFRSVSIPMIGFAYISFSITAGAYMSEVVRSGLLAVDRGQLEAAHSIGMSTPQALRRIVFPQALAASLPNLSNSVIGMLHGSTLAFTVSVVDINAQAQIVASTNWKFFEAYLAAALIFWGLTFLIERATAVIERRINLYNRGGVA from the coding sequence ATGAAGCTGGACCCGGCTTTTATCTGGACGGCGTTTCTGCAAATTCTGGGAGCCATTCCTACGACGCTGTATATCACGGTTGTGTCGGTGTTGGCAGGCTTCGTGATCGGTACGGTCGTGGCCCTGATCCGGATTTATAGAGTTCCCGGGCTGTATCCGCTGGCCGTAGGGTATGTCACGTTCATCCGCGGCACCCCGATGCTGACGCATCTGCTGCTGATCTATTTCGGGCTGCCTATGATTATTGACGGGCTTGCTGCACAGTTCGGCTGGAGCTTCCGCTCGGTATCAATCCCGATGATCGGCTTCGCCTACATTTCTTTCTCCATTACGGCGGGGGCCTATATGTCCGAAGTGGTGCGCTCCGGTCTGCTGGCGGTGGACCGCGGTCAGCTGGAAGCGGCCCATTCCATAGGGATGAGCACTCCCCAGGCGCTGCGGCGGATTGTGTTCCCCCAGGCGCTGGCGGCGAGTCTGCCCAACCTGTCGAATTCCGTGATCGGGATGCTGCACGGGTCTACGCTGGCTTTTACCGTATCGGTGGTGGACATCAATGCCCAGGCGCAGATTGTCGCTTCGACCAACTGGAAGTTCTTCGAGGCTTACCTGGCGGCGGCGCTGATCTTCTGGGGACTGACGTTCCTCATTGAGCGGGCAACCGCCGTCATTGAAAGACGGATCAATCTGTATAACCGGGGGGGAGTCGCATGA
- a CDS encoding amino acid ABC transporter permease — protein MGAPFDLGFVFSFLPKLLTTLSTTLLIVACSLLAGMIVGFIIALPRLYKVPVLKTCAEVYISFFRGTPILIQLFLFYYGLPEVLKLVNLDMTRTPVLVFVILTYGLHTGAFMSEMIRASVTAVDKGQVEAAYATGMTTYQAFTRIVLPQALGIAIPVFSNLVIALLKDTSLAFTLGVMEMTGKAQTLGSATQHFIETYIALALIYLVISLCIERLLLVAEKRLLRHEAQDSPAKKRFTLQRKASYRTIVADMGAGKGGGA, from the coding sequence ATGGGTGCACCGTTTGATTTAGGTTTTGTCTTCTCGTTCCTGCCCAAGCTGCTGACTACGCTGAGCACCACGCTGCTGATCGTAGCCTGCTCGCTGCTGGCAGGGATGATTGTCGGATTTATCATTGCGCTTCCCCGCCTGTATAAGGTGCCGGTTCTGAAAACCTGCGCTGAGGTGTACATTTCTTTTTTCCGGGGGACGCCGATTCTGATTCAGTTATTCCTGTTCTATTACGGTCTGCCTGAGGTGCTGAAGCTGGTGAACCTGGATATGACGCGGACTCCGGTGCTGGTGTTCGTAATTTTGACCTACGGTCTGCATACCGGGGCCTTCATGTCGGAGATGATCCGTGCTTCAGTTACAGCGGTCGATAAGGGGCAGGTGGAAGCGGCTTACGCTACGGGGATGACCACTTACCAGGCTTTTACCCGTATTGTGCTGCCGCAGGCGCTGGGAATTGCGATTCCTGTCTTCTCGAACCTGGTTATAGCGCTGCTGAAGGATACTTCGCTGGCGTTCACGCTAGGCGTGATGGAGATGACGGGCAAGGCTCAGACCCTGGGCAGCGCGACCCAGCATTTCATCGAGACGTATATTGCGCTTGCGCTTATCTATCTTGTGATCAGTTTGTGTATTGAGAGGCTGCTGCTGGTTGCGGAGAAACGTCTGCTCAGGCATGAAGCCCAGGATAGCCCGGCCAAGAAGCGGTTCACTCTGCAGCGAAAAGCGTCCTACCGCACGATTGTCGCGGATATGGGAGCGGGTAAAGGAGGCGGTGCGTAA
- a CDS encoding transporter substrate-binding domain-containing protein has protein sequence MNKTISFASTLVLTLLIAGCGNNNSVNSGKVAEAAPQNSAESTAAAAEPAKVTKIVIGTGTAFPNVCFIDENGKLTGFDVELLKEIDKRLPEYEFEFQTMDFSNLLLSLETKKIDLVAHVMEKNPEREQKYAFNKEAYAHWRNRIVVAKGNDSIQTLDDLKGKKVLTGATSAQAQILENYNKEHGADSISIVYQNGAANDTVSQIDSGRVDATLAADFVLPIIDPQGKLQAVGPELSSADILYVLRKDDAPSQKLSEAIDGVVKELKTDGTLGKISTEWLGADVTTSSVQ, from the coding sequence ATGAACAAGACGATATCATTCGCATCCACACTGGTACTAACGCTGCTGATCGCCGGCTGCGGCAATAATAACAGCGTAAATAGCGGCAAGGTGGCGGAAGCAGCCCCTCAGAATAGTGCGGAGTCCACGGCTGCTGCCGCCGAGCCGGCTAAGGTGACCAAGATCGTGATCGGCACCGGCACTGCTTTTCCCAATGTCTGCTTCATTGATGAGAACGGCAAGCTGACCGGCTTCGATGTAGAGCTGCTGAAGGAGATTGACAAACGCCTGCCGGAGTATGAGTTCGAATTCCAAACGATGGACTTCAGCAATCTGCTGCTGAGTCTGGAGACGAAAAAAATTGACCTGGTGGCCCATGTCATGGAGAAGAACCCGGAGCGGGAGCAGAAGTACGCTTTTAACAAGGAAGCTTATGCCCACTGGAGAAACCGCATTGTTGTAGCGAAAGGTAATGATTCGATCCAGACACTGGACGATCTGAAAGGCAAGAAGGTGCTGACCGGCGCCACCAGTGCTCAAGCGCAAATTCTGGAGAACTACAACAAGGAGCACGGTGCGGATTCGATCTCAATTGTCTATCAGAACGGTGCCGCCAATGATACGGTCAGCCAGATTGATTCAGGCCGGGTGGATGCTACCCTTGCTGCCGATTTCGTATTGCCGATCATCGACCCGCAGGGCAAGCTGCAGGCGGTAGGTCCGGAGCTGTCCTCTGCTGATATTCTGTATGTGCTGCGCAAGGATGATGCCCCTTCGCAGAAGCTGTCGGAGGCCATTGACGGAGTGGTCAAGGAGCTGAAGACAGACGGCACGCTAGGCAAAATAAGCACAGAGTGGCTGGGCGCAGACGTTACCACCTCATCGGTTCAATAG
- a CDS encoding LysR family transcriptional regulator: protein MNIENIEAFVYINHYGSFNKAADVLYISQPTVTARIQSLERELDCKVFDRLGKQINLTDKGRQFLPYAQQILQVYQNGRHQLQSKGQIPGELRIGSTVSVSNYLMPHLLLHLRQRYPHIRMKLTTAPTEILIEKLKAKEIDLAFIRKVVNPAIQSFPFCEDPISLYVYAAHPLARKGRASIREISEQTLVFFECGSLDWMRLHRVFESMERPPGIVYQVDNLETAKKLVLRQAGICFLPALSVQEEVEAGTLVRVDITETAGISLRTHLISLNGENAEFLDTLLELGTETLSKLN, encoded by the coding sequence TTGAATATCGAGAACATTGAGGCGTTTGTCTACATTAACCACTACGGAAGCTTCAACAAAGCGGCAGATGTGCTCTATATCTCGCAGCCGACAGTAACAGCGCGCATCCAGTCGCTGGAACGGGAGCTGGACTGCAAGGTATTCGACCGGCTGGGCAAGCAGATTAACCTGACGGATAAAGGCCGCCAGTTCCTCCCCTATGCGCAGCAAATTCTGCAGGTCTATCAGAACGGCAGGCATCAGCTTCAGTCCAAAGGTCAAATCCCCGGCGAGCTGAGAATCGGCAGCACGGTATCCGTCTCCAATTATCTGATGCCTCATCTCCTGCTCCATTTGAGGCAGCGGTATCCGCACATCCGTATGAAGCTGACTACCGCTCCCACCGAAATATTGATTGAGAAGCTGAAGGCGAAGGAGATCGATCTCGCTTTTATCCGCAAGGTAGTGAATCCGGCCATCCAGTCCTTTCCTTTCTGTGAAGACCCGATCTCGCTGTATGTGTATGCCGCTCATCCGCTGGCCCGCAAGGGCCGTGCTTCGATCCGGGAGATCTCTGAGCAGACCCTAGTATTCTTCGAATGCGGCTCGCTGGACTGGATGCGCCTGCACCGGGTATTTGAGAGCATGGAGCGTCCGCCGGGCATTGTCTATCAGGTGGATAACCTGGAGACCGCCAAGAAGCTGGTGCTGCGGCAAGCAGGCATCTGCTTCCTTCCGGCCTTGAGCGTGCAGGAGGAGGTAGAGGCGGGAACACTGGTCCGGGTGGATATCACTGAGACCGCAGGTATCTCCCTGCGGACCCACCTGATCTCGCTGAACGGAGAGAACGCAGAATTCCTGGATACCCTGCTGGAGCTGGGGACGGAGACACTGAGTAAGCTGAATTGA
- a CDS encoding GNAT family N-acetyltransferase, with product MNHSTGLVIREAAAADREAIAGVLLEAYSEYAAVLPEPFWEEYRDSILGSVHGDGPVSRIVAELDGQIVGSVLLFTSSEAAYGRAELGIHTPIIRLLAVAPEVRGHGVARLLIREAAGRALALGAASLNLHTSDMMASAIRLYEGLGFKRAYETDLKNGDTLVKGYRLELPVSAGPQAEPTSTASITG from the coding sequence ATGAATCACTCAACAGGACTTGTAATCCGTGAAGCCGCAGCTGCCGACCGTGAAGCCATTGCCGGGGTCTTGCTGGAAGCTTACAGCGAATATGCAGCCGTGCTGCCCGAACCGTTCTGGGAGGAGTACCGGGACTCCATTCTCGGCTCGGTTCATGGCGATGGACCGGTCTCCCGGATTGTAGCGGAGCTGGATGGACAGATCGTGGGAAGCGTACTGCTGTTCACCTCCTCTGAGGCTGCTTACGGAAGGGCCGAGCTGGGCATCCATACGCCGATCATTCGTCTGCTGGCCGTAGCTCCGGAGGTCCGGGGGCACGGGGTGGCCAGACTTCTGATCCGCGAAGCGGCAGGAAGAGCCCTTGCACTGGGGGCAGCCAGTCTGAATCTTCATACTTCGGATATGATGGCCTCTGCGATCAGGCTATATGAGGGACTCGGCTTCAAGCGGGCTTATGAGACGGATCTGAAGAACGGGGATACTCTGGTCAAGGGCTACCGTCTGGAGCTGCCAGTCTCCGCCGGTCCACAGGCAGAACCGACCTCAACGGCCAGCATAACCGGTTAA
- a CDS encoding vWA domain-containing protein: MSSINLRKKIVELTLVKKQLTGVIARVGIVLDITGSMRSLYARGVVQEVVERILAVASKFDDNGSLDVWVYDTEFSRLPPVTEQELGSYVFTHITNNDAIHKFGRNNEPPVMQDVIQKYTKEEPDTTPVFIIFINDGGVVRLTRKVIMAASSLPIFWQFVGIGDSDFEVLKQLDTMSGRLVDNASFMHLDRIEDVSDEELYDQLLNELPQWLKAAKAKGIL; the protein is encoded by the coding sequence TTGTCTTCGATTAATCTGCGCAAAAAGATCGTGGAGCTCACCCTGGTCAAAAAACAGCTTACCGGTGTCATCGCAAGAGTGGGCATCGTGCTGGACATCACCGGCTCCATGCGCAGTCTTTATGCCAGAGGCGTGGTGCAGGAGGTGGTGGAACGCATTCTCGCCGTTGCCAGCAAGTTCGACGATAACGGCTCACTGGATGTGTGGGTCTATGATACGGAATTCAGTAGACTTCCGCCGGTTACTGAGCAGGAGCTTGGCAGTTATGTCTTCACCCATATTACGAATAATGACGCGATTCATAAGTTCGGGCGCAATAATGAACCGCCGGTGATGCAGGATGTTATCCAGAAATACACGAAGGAGGAGCCGGACACGACGCCTGTGTTCATTATCTTCATCAATGACGGCGGCGTAGTGAGACTGACCCGCAAAGTTATCATGGCGGCCTCTTCTCTTCCAATATTCTGGCAATTTGTCGGCATCGGCGACTCTGACTTCGAGGTGCTGAAGCAGCTTGACACGATGAGCGGCAGACTGGTGGATAACGCCAGCTTCATGCATCTGGACCGCATTGAAGACGTATCCGACGAGGAGCTATATGATCAGCTGTTGAATGAATTGCCGCAATGGCTGAAGGCCGCGAAAGCGAAAGGGATTCTATAA